The following coding sequences lie in one Spinacia oleracea cultivar Varoflay chromosome 1, BTI_SOV_V1, whole genome shotgun sequence genomic window:
- the LOC110774945 gene encoding uncharacterized protein has translation MISKDSTKKILVKLKIMAESVSSSSTRKLVRIDISSDNLCPWCYVGKINLDKAIAASKHQFDFEIHWHPYFLEPCAPKEGVNKRDFYRKKFGSRYEQIIRHTTEAYKSLGLNYNMDGLTGNTVDSHRLIYFAGKQGLDKQHDLVEELFCGYMTQGKYIGDWEFLLECAKKVGVEGAAEFLQDPNNGLKEVNDDFEKYSAHLGGVPYYVINGKHKFSGGLPPEGFLRAFEGASK, from the exons ATGATCTCCAAAG attcaacaaaaaagatacTG GTAAAGCTGAAAATCATGGCTGAGTCAGTTAGCAGCAGTTCAACAAGAAAGCTCGTTCGAATTGATATCAGTTCAGATAATCTATGTCCTTGGTGTTATGTGGGAAAAATCAATTTAGATAAAGCTATTGCTGCATCGAAACATCAGTTCGATTTTGAG ATACATTGGCACCCGTATTTCCTGGAGCCTTGTGCCCCCAAAGAAGGTGTGAACAAGAGGGATTTCTATAGAAAGAAGTTTGGTTCTCGGTATGAACAAATTATAAGGCACACAACTGAG GCATATAAGAGCCTTGGCCTGAACTATAACATGGACGGGTTAAC GGGAAATACGGTAGATAGCCACAGGCTAATATATTTTGCAGGGAAACAAGGGCTTGATAAGCAACACGATCTTGTTGAAGAGCTTTTCTGCGGATACATGACACAAGGAAAATACATAGGCGACTG GGAGTTCCTTTTGGAATGTGCTAAGAAGGTTGGTGTGGAAGGAGCAGCCGAGTTTCTTCAGGATCCAAACAATGGCCTCAAGGAG GTGAACGatgattttgaaaaatattCGGCACATCTTGGTGGTGTTCCCTACTATGTG ATCAACGGCAAACACAAGTTCAGTGGTGGGCTGCCTCCAGAAGGCTTCCTTCGAGCCTTCGAAGGTGCATCTAAGTAA
- the LOC110774942 gene encoding E3 ubiquitin-protein ligase At3g02290, with product MSETLAAIMGAICSCLRMEDIEDYVNRNSSVYRNCICLSCFLQNFFHMYSSLFRRGEVQSLPSSVQGASLTSVVSTDSLADMYRSPPRPLPYDADPRFYRMQRDGLFSRREKGSSHSHDESEPLRRSDIDSDSDPLSTGGDKWNEASCEDGTKESRKSSVKLSSAKSTQVMGYFYSSSEDEDVCPTCLEEYTEENPKIVTKCSHHFHLGCIYEWMERSENCPVCGKVMAFDESP from the exons ATGAGTGAGACGTTGGCTGCAATTATGGGTGCTATATGTTCTTGCCTGCGCATGGAGGATATCGAAGACTACGTGAACAGAAACAGTTCTGTTTACAGGAACTGCATATGTCTCAGTTGTTTCCTTCAAAATTTCTTTCATATG TATTCTTCATTATTTCGAAGGGGGGAAGTCCAATCCTTACCTTCATCGGTCCAAGGGGCATCTTTGACTTCTGTGGTGTCAACAGACTCCCTTGCTGATATGTACCGCTCTCCTCCAAGGCCCTTGCCTTATGATGCAGATCCTAGATTTTATCGCATGCAGCGGGATGGATTGTTTTCAAGACGTGAAAAGGGGTCCAGTCATTCACATGATGAATCAGAACCTCTGAGGAGAAGTGATATTGATTCTGATTCTGACCCTTTAAGTACAGGAGGAGACAAGTGGAATGAAGCAAGTTGTGAAGATGGCACAAAAGAGAGTCGTAAATCTTCTGTGAAGCTTTCATCAGCTAAATCAACACAAGTAATGGGATACTTTTATTCTTCTTCCGAGGATGAAGATGTTTGTCCAACTTGTCTTGAAG AATACACCGAAGAGAATCCAAAAATAGTGACTAAGTGCTCCCATCATTTTCACCTGGGTTGTATTTATGAATGGATGGAGCGAAGTGAGAACTGCCCAGTTTGTGGCAAG GTGATGGCGTTTGACGAGTCCCCTTGA